The genomic DNA CGTAGTCGCCGATCTTCACCAGGCCGTCGTCGGAGAAGATGTTGCCCGGCTTCAAGTCGCGGTGGACGATGCCGTGGTCGTGCAAGTATTCCACGCCAGCGGCGATGCCCTGGAACCAACGCATCGCCTCGGCCACCGGAATGCCGCCAGGGTGGCGCAGAATCACGTCCTCAAGCGATTCGCCGTTGACATATTCCATCACCACCCAGCTATCGCCTTGCTCGTCATCGCGGATGTCGAACAGGGCCAGCAAGTTGGTGTGTTTCAGATTCAAGCATTGCGTCACCCCGCGAAGCTCGATTTCCAAGTTACGGCGAATCAGCTTGAGCGCGACTTCTTTGCCGGCGTCGCTGGTGGCGTAATAGACTTCGCCGAAACCGCCGCGGCCGATGCCGCGCTTAATCGTGTAGCCTTCCAGCGGTCGTGAGCCGCTGGGATACGTGAAGCGCATGGCGCCGCCGCGAGGTTCACGCGGGTTCCCGGCATGGGTGGCTGTCAGGTTCATGGGTTCATCACCGCCTCGAACTAGGGTAGCCGCTGTCGCTTCCATTTGTCCACTTCGCTCTCGGCTGGGCTTTCTTGGAGTTCTCTGTAGGAGGCGTCTCCCGACGCCGATTGGCAGGACTTCGCTGTTTCCATCGGCGTCGGGAGACGCCTCCTACAGGCTGGCGCGCCCTCGACTTCAAACCTGTTCCAAGCTCAGACTAAAGTCATCGCCGGCGATCTGGGCGTTGCGTTCGACCGGGCTGCGGCCTTCGCAACACACGCCGTTCACTTCCAGGCGTCCTTTCGTGCGACAATATAACTGTCCGTCGTGCCGGGAAAGGACCACGTCTTGTTTCCAGTCGCGGCAGACCACATGGCTGTTCGGTCCGGGACCCAAGACGCACGAATCGCTCATCAGTAATACCGCGTCCACCGCCGGAACAGTGCGGTGACGGCTAAGAAATTCCAGCCGGGCCGTGGCGCTCAAGGCGTGCGGTCGGCGGAAGCGGAGCTTCACGCCCCCTCCTAAGTCAATCAAGGCACCATCCGTGAGCGTTGTAGGCGCGGAAACCGGCCGGCCATTCACAATCACCTCGCGGACCGGTTCCAGCAGGTAACCTTCGCCGCCGCGGCGAATCTTCGCGTGGTTGCGCGAGAGATCGCCGAGAATCGCGATGTCCGTATTCGCCCCCGGGCCAGGCTGCCCGAGCGTTACCGTGTCCGCAGTGCAAACCAAGAAGCCGCCCACGCCGTCGATCCACAGAACAAAGCGATCATCGCTGCCATCATTTTCGGACGCGGCGGAAAGATCTTCGACGCTGGCCATACGAATCTCGCGAGGATGGCGGGCTTCGGCGAACGCGGTCGGCGTCGCGCGGCGCGGTGAAACCGGCGCGCTCGCCACGCCGATCCCCACGGCTTGCCAGGCGCGGCGCCGCGCGTCACGGGCTTGTTCGTGTGCGGG from Planctomycetia bacterium includes the following:
- a CDS encoding FHA domain-containing protein, which translates into the protein MFQSWRLKLREAEEAYRAGRFQDAGKLLKDQELTGFLPAQQLLAKVADQLAHRGRNQLARGESRAGWQDLEMAMHWGANQELLGAAREDFVRHVLEEAESLIAAGEPTTALDRLRELDRHHAANAEVRALKQVAQKMEGADRLARSGKFAEAEQMIAGAVALRPGSGALTAARQACLAKGAECRKQLEDLHAAMLAEQWTKVLSTSEAILALAPAHEQARDARRRAWQAVGIGVASAPVSPRRATPTAFAEARHPREIRMASVEDLSAASENDGSDDRFVLWIDGVGGFLVCTADTVTLGQPGPGANTDIAILGDLSRNHAKIRRGGEGYLLEPVREVIVNGRPVSAPTTLTDGALIDLGGGVKLRFRRPHALSATARLEFLSRHRTVPAVDAVLLMSDSCVLGPGPNSHVVCRDWKQDVVLSRHDGQLYCRTKGRLEVNGVCCEGRSPVERNAQIAGDDFSLSLEQV